In a genomic window of Magnolia sinica isolate HGM2019 chromosome 14, MsV1, whole genome shotgun sequence:
- the LOC131226204 gene encoding uncharacterized protein At1g76070-like: MEKPSIPKSSLLSFLSKNGGVCFSHHPYSPGLDKRIDNSNKPRPKSGKGYHNPIGSIFPAEIRRKLNNIGSFGTKEPVSPKVSCIGQIKHNKKSCKAHCVFPSRQLKKPTPPVTASKIYGGAKKVEDIVVDTRHAPNLTQMKRFSNGRDAFANVSWKVEGVEDCWEYSSDEEKEGSSGKNEFVIPNSAPVVMETRNEVNLWKRRSMAPPTPLQMNGFRKYM, translated from the coding sequence ATGGAAAAACCATCAATACCAAAGAGTAgcctcctctcttttctctctaaaAATGGTGGAGTCTGCTTCTCACATCATCCTTACAGCCCTGGTCTTGATAAACGAATCGATAACTCAAATAAGCCAAGACCCAAATCAGGAAAAGGCTACCACAACCCGATCGGATCAATATTTCCGGCGGAGATAAGAAGGAAGCTGAACAACATCGGAAGCTTTGGTACAAAAGAGCCTGTCTCACCAAAAGTCTCTTGTATTGGACAGATCAAGCACAACAAGAAAAGTTGCAAAGCTCACTGCGTTTTTCCTTCCCGTCAATTGAAGAAGCCAACACCGCCAGTCACTGCCAGTAAAATCTACGGTGGAGCAAAGAAAGTCGAAGATATTGTGGTTGATACGAGACATGCACCTAACCTTACTCAGATGAAGCGTTTTTCAAACGGACGTGATGCTTTTGCGAATGTTAGTTGGAAGGTGGAGGGGGTGGAGGACTGCTGGGAATACTCTTCTGAtgaggagaaggaaggaagtagCGGAAAGAATGAGTTTGTGATACCGAACTCAGCTCCAGTTGTGATGGAGACAAGGAATGAGGTTAATCTTTGGAAGAGAAGAAGCATGGCGCCGCCGACTCCTCTTCAGATGAATGGCTTTAGAAAATACATGtaa